TAAATTATTGCTCCAATTAAATAAATAACACTAGCTATAATAATTGTACCGCCAGAAGCTAAATCATAATAAAAAGATATGAATAATCCTGTATTAACTGCTAATATACTAAAGATGACACTATAAATAATAGTCTCTTTAAAACTTTTAGCTAACTGTAAACTCGTAGCTACAGGTAAAGTAATTAATGACGAAACCAATAAACCACCTATAATCCTCATCGATAAAGATACAGCAATTGAAACCAAGACCATAAATAATATATTCAAGCCCTTTACAGGTACTCCTGCTAACTTAGCATCCCGCTCATTAAATGCTAAGAAGAAAAAACCATAATAAAAATATAGTATAATCCCTATTATAACCATTGCTAGAGGAATTACAGTTAACACATCTCGCTCAGTAACCATCGAGATACTACCAAATAGATAACTAAAGATACCAGAGCTATTGTTAGATAAACTAATCAAAATAGTCGCTAAACCAAGACCAGTAGCTAAAATAATAGATAATGATAATTCTGCATAATCTTTATAATTTTTACGTAATTTTTCAATCCCAAAAGCAGCTAAAACAGAAACAAATAATGCAGTATATATAGGATAAACACCTAAGATCATCCCAATTGCTACACC
Above is a window of Orenia marismortui DSM 5156 DNA encoding:
- a CDS encoding metal ABC transporter permease, with the translated sequence MLLDIFTYSFMQRAFIVGNIIAVICPLIGVFLVLKRLSLIGNTLSHVALTGVAIGMILGVYPIYTALFVSVLAAFGIEKLRKNYKDYAELSLSIILATGLGLATILISLSNNSSGIFSYLFGSISMVTERDVLTVIPLAMVIIGIILYFYYGFFFLAFNERDAKLAGVPVKGLNILFMVLVSIAVSLSMRIIGGLLVSSLITLPVATSLQLAKSFKETIIYSVIFSILAVNTGLFISFYYDLASGGTIIIASVIYLIGAIIYKQVNTYFYKRSELALDVNDN